tggttgtggtggtagtggtggtggtagtggtagtggtgatAATAATGATGGTAGTGGTAGTGATGGTAATAGTGATAGTAGTGGTAGTGGTGATAGTGGTAGTGATGGTGGTGATAGTATTGGTAGTgatagtggtggtagtggtagtggtagaagtggtagtggtagtggtggtaatgataatggtagtagtagtagtaatagtaaTAGTGATAGTAGTAGTGATAATAGTGATAGTAGTAGTGATAGTAGTAACGGTAGTAGTAGTGGTAATAGTGGTAGTAGTGATAGTAGTgatagtggtggtagtggtggtagtggtagtggcaGTGGTAGTGATAGTGGTAGAGGTGGTAGTGGTAGCGGTAGTAGTGGAGGTAGTGGTAGAGGTGGTAGTGGTAGCGGTGGTGGTAGTGttggtggtagtggtggtggtggtaatagtggtggtggtggtggtggtggtaatagtggtggtggtggtggtggtagtagtggtggtggtagtggtagtggtggtagtggtagtggtggtagtggtagtggtagtggtagtggtagtggtggtggtggtagtggtagtgatGGTGGTGGCGGCGGTGGTGGTGGTGATGGTAGTgatagtggtagtggtagtgatGGTAGTGGTTGTGATGGTGGTGGTGATGATAGTagtagtggtggtggtggtgatggtagtagtagtggtggtgatagtagtagtagtggtggtagtagtagtagtagtagtagtagcggtggtggtggtggtggtagtagtaatggtggtggtagtagtagtagtggtggtgGTGATAGTAGTAGTAGTGATGATAGTagtagtggtggtggtggtggtggtagagTAGTAGTAGTAGATATTATGATAATAGTAATTATATTAGTACTAGTAGCAATAGAtgttatgaaaaaaaaaatgactaGTATAGAATATAGTTACAAGTAGTACTCGTATTAATAATAGTGACTGATATGCTATAATGATGATAAGAAGGATAAATGATAATAACACTTGTATAAGATGTTAGTACTTGTAATAATAAAAGTAATAGTAGTAATATTTAGTAAATATTGACAGCAAAGATAATAATACTATTAGTAAGTTCCCAAATTAGTAACAAAATATTTAGTCTGAAGTAGACTTGTGCCAATCCCCGGTAACGAGGCCAATGCTATAAGATTTTGCTACTCGAACTTTGTCAAATTCTAGTATtgtttatgatatcgtcccatAGAGATTGGAGGATCTAGCTACAAACTTATAATATTcttactactatttgagagaatcaggatgatggagttttgtttgttgaaaatttaaattgcttaagttgaaacaaaataactttcggaagatttatatttaaaaagagttAGGAATCATTGAATTCAGTCGATAGCGTCataataataaaatcttagcTTCTACATGTATTTCTCTTAGGAATTACTgtttattgctaatacaattatattttgctcactaagaattaattaattaataacgCTCCGCGAGGTTATgtatatcaattgatatatgaCTCGTGacgattaaactgaaataattttCTTGCCTGAATTGTGCTAAAAGATAGCAAAAACCTCTTGCGAttaatttttactaaaaatcaataatcttgccaACTACAACTCCTCCGTGAGAATTAGAATGGAAGTAAGCAAGATTACAGACTTGGAATGATAGCTTAAAAAGAATTACTCTCACTCTATTATTTTACCCAATAGTTATCGTATATTAATTTTTGCTtcgtgagaattacaaaattgacAAAAAGTCTCATGCTTACGTTACTGTTATTGATGGTTTGATTATCTTGGACCACGAGGATCCCAGTCGTGCTTCTGGTTTCCATTCCAATCATCATATTGATGATAAATCTCATACAACTAACTTTGGAGAATAAATagatagaagtgataataattaattaaaactaatattTCAGCACAATATAGAAATATAATTAGAAAGTTTCAGGTCAAACATGTAGTAAAATTGAGATTAATATTATAACGCTATCGAGCTTCGTCAACTATCCCAAAAaaagagattactccattatggagtatttaaatctcacaaagaaagaaattcttaaaatactatcaacactcttagaaaattcaaagactacaagataaaataaaatagataaaGAGAGAAGTAAAAACCAAAGCTAGAGAAAAGTTTGCTAATTAGGCACGTATATCTCCCCCTTTTCAACACAGACATCCTATTTATAGAAATCAAATCTCATAAGGTGCCACGATGCCTCGTGGTTCTTTTGCCATTATGCGTCGTGCTTCTCTTTTTATTCCTTTATCTGCTTTATcatgatatttttatttcctgtaaaatactattagaaaatacaaataattgacatattttatatatatatatatatatatatatatattatttaaaataatttatttttaagtatataatatatgaatattttatagtcatcatAGTTTAACTGACCCAAGTCTTTGATTCTAAATTGGTCATCACGGTAAGATTTCAAAGTTGAAATTTCTGAAACGTCATCCCCAGTAAGAATGATATCATATACATAAACAACAAACTATATAGTTGCTAGTTCTTTTTGTAAATAGACTGTAATCATTGAGTGAATGAAAACCCTTTCGAACACAAAGCACTAGAAAGTTTTGCATACCATTGGCGGGAAGCCTATTTAAGTCCATAAAGAGATTTTTGGAGCTTGCAAATATATGGCTGAGTAGATGTGGAAGAAGAATCAACAAAAACACCTTGGGGTAATTTCATGTACACTTCCTCATCCAAATCCCCATAGAGGAAGGCATTATTGACGTCAAGTTGAAATAATGGCCATTGGTTCTTTACGGCTACAACAATGAGGCATTTCACAGTGGTCATTTTGACCACTGGTGAAAAAGTCTCATTGTAATCCACCCCAGTAGTTTGTGTGTCACCCTGCACTACCAACCTAGCCTTATGCCTTTCTACTGAGCCATCTGTTTTAAACTTCACTTTGTACACCCATTTGCACCCGATGGCCTTCTTCCCAtcaggcaagggaacaatagaCCATGTATTGTTAGCCTCAAGGGCCTCAAACTCCTTTCTCATTGCTTCTTGCCATTCAGGCACTAAAGCAGCTTGAGAATAGGCATGTGGCTCAGATAATACTGTATGTGATGAAGATTGTGCATCCAAAGACTTGGACTTAGGGCAGTGGGAAAAAGAGGTGGTGACTGATGTGCAAATACAATCATTGAGGTATGAAGGTTGAATATGTATCCTACTGGATTTTCTTAGGGGTACTATTGGGTCAGATTTAGGAAAAGAGGAGAGAATAGGTGCAGTAATAGGAGAAGAACTAGAGCTAGATCCAGAAGGAATGGGTGAAAGGTCAGGTGAAGGGATGGATGTAGAACTAGATGGAACATATGATGAATTTGAAGAAATAGGAGGAATAGGAGAAGAAGGAGATGTTGGGACTGAAAGAGAAGGAGAGGAAGTAGGAacagaagaagatgaagaaagaaggaaaatgaaatCACAAAGGACTTGAGGAGGAAGGGAATTAGCAGAAGAGGATGAAAAAACTTGCATAGCAAAAGGAAAGATAGATTCATGGAACACTACATCTCTAGAATTAAAAAAAGATTTAGTTTCTAAGCTAAGAAGTTTGTAACCCTTTTTCCCAAAGGGGTACCCCATAAAAACTGCAGGAATAGACCTACTAGTAAACTTATCTCTGTGGACAGGAGGCTTAGATGCATAGCAAAGACAGCCAAATACCCTGAGATAAGAATAAGTAGGAGTTACA
This sequence is a window from Nicotiana sylvestris chromosome 3, ASM39365v2, whole genome shotgun sequence. Protein-coding genes within it:
- the LOC138888324 gene encoding uncharacterized protein, which encodes MNNKDSKDDKNNKRSNKNSSMIISSSSGSSSDSSSSSNGSDRSSGSSSGSGSSSDGSSDGDGGGSGSDSGGSSSGGTSGDSSGGSGGSSGGGDCSDGGSDGGSGGGSGSSSSGGSSNGSSSSDSNGGSDGGGSGGGGSSSDSGSGGGSGGSDSGGSISGGSSCSGGSISGGCSGSDGSSGGGINGGSGGGSGCGGSGGGSGSGDNNDGSGSDGNSDSSGSGDSGSDGGDSIGSDSGGSGSGRSGSGSGGNDNGSSSSNSNSDSSSDNSDSSSDSSNGSSSGNSGSSDSSDSGGSGGSGSGSGSDSGRGGSGSGSSGGSGRGGSGSGGGSWWWWWCGSGSGSGSGGGGSGSDGGGGGGGGDGSDSGSGSDGSGCDGGGDDSSSGGGGDGSSSGGDSSSSGGSSSSSSSSGGGGGGSSNGGGSSSSGGGDSSSSDDSSSGGGGGGRVVVVDIMIIVIILVLVAIDVMKKKMTSIEYSYK